The Phycisphaeraceae bacterium genome window below encodes:
- a CDS encoding aminotransferase class III-fold pyridoxal phosphate-dependent enzyme yields MTTPATMARPSGASEAASLIEPALASNPVVRDAVSRILAELRSAQAKIVGARAPSAERRVTLDEWLHRTAEVKGRPAFYPYLGTGLGHGALVELADGSVKWDMIGGIGVHMFGHGDPEMVEAALIAALSDTVMQGHLQFNADSTAFAELLVSEASRSSAIKHCFVSNSGCMVNEAALKVCQQKTHAAPRVIAFADCFMGRSTTMAQIGDGPNYRQGVALNVQVDYMPFYDPDLGPRSTEIALWHLRQTLDRYPRQHSCFVMELIQGEGGFNVAPREFFVPLLDLCRERGIPIWFDEVQSFGRTTSMFAFQTLDLGSYADVVTIGKMSQACACLYTAEMNPKPGLLAGTFTAATSAFHVGLRVLQRLRDGGYYGPDGRIAKLHAAFRERAEALVAKHPEWFPPVRLAFGRTSSRVVGGIGGMMRLTPFGGDKDRINTLLKHLFEDGVITLGCGHGPYHLRFLPPIGVFRPEQFDPVFEILERSLARS; encoded by the coding sequence ATGACGACTCCCGCGACCATGGCCAGGCCTTCTGGTGCTTCTGAAGCTGCATCCCTGATCGAGCCGGCACTGGCCTCGAACCCGGTGGTCCGCGACGCGGTCTCGCGAATCCTCGCGGAACTCAGGAGCGCGCAGGCGAAGATCGTTGGGGCCCGCGCACCGAGCGCCGAGCGCCGCGTGACGCTCGATGAGTGGCTGCACCGCACCGCCGAAGTGAAGGGAAGGCCAGCCTTCTATCCCTATCTTGGTACGGGGCTCGGCCATGGTGCCCTTGTTGAGCTGGCCGACGGCAGTGTGAAGTGGGACATGATCGGCGGCATCGGCGTGCACATGTTCGGTCATGGTGATCCAGAGATGGTCGAAGCGGCGCTCATCGCCGCGCTCTCGGACACCGTGATGCAGGGTCATCTCCAGTTCAACGCCGACAGCACCGCCTTCGCGGAGTTGCTGGTTTCCGAAGCGTCGCGCTCAAGCGCCATCAAGCACTGCTTCGTGAGCAACTCAGGCTGCATGGTGAATGAGGCCGCGCTCAAGGTCTGTCAGCAGAAGACCCATGCGGCGCCGCGCGTGATCGCCTTCGCCGACTGCTTCATGGGACGATCGACGACCATGGCGCAGATCGGCGACGGCCCCAACTATCGCCAGGGCGTGGCGCTCAATGTGCAGGTCGACTACATGCCCTTCTACGATCCGGATCTCGGCCCGCGGTCGACCGAGATCGCCTTGTGGCATCTTCGGCAGACCCTCGATCGCTATCCGCGCCAGCACTCCTGCTTCGTGATGGAACTGATCCAGGGGGAAGGGGGCTTCAATGTGGCGCCGCGCGAGTTCTTCGTGCCGCTCCTCGATCTCTGCCGCGAGCGAGGCATTCCCATCTGGTTCGACGAGGTGCAGTCCTTCGGCAGAACCACCAGCATGTTCGCCTTTCAGACACTCGACCTCGGTTCATACGCCGATGTGGTGACGATCGGCAAGATGTCACAGGCGTGCGCCTGCCTCTACACGGCGGAGATGAATCCGAAGCCTGGCCTGCTGGCGGGGACTTTCACCGCGGCGACGAGTGCGTTTCATGTCGGACTTCGCGTGCTTCAGCGGCTGCGTGACGGCGGGTACTACGGGCCCGACGGTCGAATCGCGAAGCTGCATGCGGCTTTCAGAGAACGAGCCGAGGCGCTGGTGGCGAAGCACCCGGAGTGGTTCCCTCCGGTTCGACTCGCCTTCGGACGGACCTCTTCGCGCGTTGTTGGTGGGATCGGCGGGATGATGCGACTCACGCCGTTCGGTGGTGACAAGGACCGGATCAACACGCTGCTCAAGCATCTCTTCGAAGATGGTGTCATCACCCTTGGCTGCGGCCACGGTCCCTATCACCTGCGATTCCTGCCGCCGATCGGAGTCTTCCGCCCGGAGCAGTTCGATCCGGTCTTCGAGATTCTCGAGCGCTCACTCGCGCGCTCCTGA
- a CDS encoding metallophosphoesterase has translation MYDLIGDIHGHAATLHALLTKLGYALRGGAWRHPERTAIFLGDFVDRGPEIRATIDTVRRMVDAGSARAVIGNHEINALAYATPRLDAEGGFCRPHTERNRRLHEATLSQLSASERVEAIEWFRTLPLWLDLGGVRVVHACWDEPSIACVREVLAEEGGMTDDAVRRLHEEGTPEFDAMEMILKGPEIRLPAGVVLQDSEGHPRRVIRARWFESPKAWTYDEVVFPPSPMVPSVEVPQGERRDLPYYPASAPPLFFGHYWMSGESRPTLLAPNLACLDWSVARGGWLVAYRWEGEQHLDPARLHWVPVNTATHTMLP, from the coding sequence ATGTATGACCTGATCGGCGACATCCACGGCCACGCGGCCACGCTGCACGCCCTGCTCACGAAGCTTGGGTATGCACTTCGCGGCGGTGCGTGGCGCCATCCGGAGCGAACGGCAATCTTCCTCGGAGACTTCGTCGATCGCGGTCCGGAGATCCGCGCGACCATCGACACGGTGCGCCGCATGGTCGATGCGGGGAGCGCGCGGGCGGTCATCGGAAACCATGAGATCAACGCGCTGGCATACGCCACGCCGCGGCTCGACGCGGAAGGTGGGTTCTGTCGTCCTCACACGGAGCGCAATCGCCGTCTGCATGAGGCGACGCTCTCGCAGCTCTCAGCAAGCGAGCGCGTGGAGGCGATCGAGTGGTTCCGGACGCTTCCGCTTTGGCTTGATCTTGGAGGCGTGCGGGTCGTCCACGCGTGCTGGGATGAGCCCTCGATCGCATGCGTGCGTGAGGTGCTGGCCGAGGAAGGCGGCATGACTGACGACGCCGTGCGGCGCCTGCACGAAGAGGGGACTCCCGAATTCGACGCCATGGAGATGATCTTGAAGGGCCCTGAAATCAGGCTTCCCGCAGGCGTGGTCCTTCAGGACAGCGAAGGTCATCCCCGTCGGGTCATCCGGGCGCGGTGGTTTGAGTCACCCAAGGCATGGACCTACGACGAGGTGGTCTTTCCACCGTCGCCGATGGTGCCGAGCGTCGAGGTGCCGCAGGGTGAGCGGCGCGACCTTCCGTACTACCCCGCGTCGGCGCCGCCGCTCTTCTTCGGCCACTACTGGATGTCGGGCGAGTCGCGTCCGACGCTTCTTGCGCCGAACCTCGCATGCCTCGACTGGTCCGTAGCCCGAGGCGGATGGCTCGTCGCCTATCGCTGGGAGGGCGAGCAGCACCTCGATCCGGCGCGGCTCCACTGGGTCCCCGTCAACACCGCGACGCATACGATGCTCCCATGA
- a CDS encoding arginine N-succinyltransferase, with protein sequence MFIVRQAVIDDLPTLLKLAKMVHFINLPADKDIIGAKIARSRRSFAGQAKDPHERQFLFVLEDTETGAVIGTSAVISCISWPGWPHVFLKVRRRSYFSEDLQQGSVHTTVQFGSDESGPSEVGGLILAPGYRGHRERLGSLLSLIRLHYVGLHRDQFADRMLAELMGPLSTDSRTLLWEYLGRRFINLSYHEADLFCQHSKEFMTALWPRDEMHVSILPAEARALIGKVGEETVAAKAMLERQSFEFNGCVDPFDGGPYLEAKTDEIPLVKATRSLAFGGAADVAHGGAEAFVSFRSKEHGYRALRSPIRMEGESVLLPEAAAEALGARKGNAIGVTPLDASSDGRSKRRKTSASSLSALSELRESPAEVATPPRK encoded by the coding sequence ATGTTCATTGTCCGACAGGCCGTCATCGATGACCTGCCGACGCTCTTGAAGCTGGCCAAGATGGTCCACTTCATCAATCTGCCGGCGGACAAGGACATCATCGGTGCCAAGATCGCCCGTAGCCGCAGGAGCTTCGCGGGCCAGGCGAAGGATCCGCACGAGCGTCAATTCCTCTTTGTGCTCGAGGACACCGAGACGGGTGCCGTCATCGGGACCTCGGCGGTCATCAGTTGCATCAGTTGGCCGGGGTGGCCCCATGTCTTTCTCAAGGTGCGGCGCCGCTCCTACTTCAGCGAGGACCTTCAGCAGGGCTCGGTCCACACCACCGTGCAGTTCGGAAGCGATGAGAGCGGGCCGAGTGAAGTGGGGGGTCTTATTCTCGCCCCGGGCTATCGAGGCCACCGTGAACGGCTGGGTTCACTGCTCTCGCTGATTCGCCTGCATTATGTGGGGCTGCACCGCGATCAATTCGCCGATCGAATGCTGGCGGAACTGATGGGACCGCTGTCGACGGACAGTCGCACGCTCCTCTGGGAGTACCTCGGGCGGCGCTTCATCAACTTGAGCTATCACGAGGCGGACCTCTTCTGCCAGCACAGCAAGGAGTTCATGACTGCCCTCTGGCCGCGCGACGAGATGCATGTCTCGATTCTGCCGGCGGAGGCGCGGGCGCTCATCGGCAAGGTGGGCGAGGAGACCGTCGCCGCGAAGGCGATGCTCGAGCGCCAGAGCTTCGAGTTCAACGGATGTGTCGATCCCTTCGACGGCGGTCCGTACCTCGAGGCGAAGACCGATGAAATCCCGTTGGTCAAGGCCACGCGCTCGCTGGCCTTCGGCGGTGCCGCCGATGTGGCGCACGGCGGCGCCGAGGCGTTCGTCAGCTTCCGTTCGAAGGAGCATGGCTATCGCGCGCTGCGCTCGCCGATCCGCATGGAGGGTGAGTCGGTGCTGCTGCCCGAGGCGGCGGCGGAAGCGCTTGGAGCCCGCAAGGGCAACGCCATCGGCGTGACGCCCCTCGATGCATCGAGTGATGGGCGCAGCAAGCGGCGCAAGACCTCCGCCAGCTCGCTCTCGGCGCTGAGCGAGCTTCGCGAATCTCCGGCCGAAGTGGCCACACCCCCTCGGAAGTGA
- a CDS encoding aldehyde dehydrogenase family protein → MDPALGRPAVHEVIESRNPARPDEIVWRGEATIEVLDAAVRRARKAAPAWARRPESERVALLECWREVTASRAEELAQLITREMGKTLDESRAEAKLLGEKVVVTLAEGSRSRVRDFTVEVPAGRRGECRFRPYGVMAVVGPFNFPAHLPNGHWVPALLLGNCVIFKPSDRTPGVGAMLGEMARQAGFPEGVFEVVQGASAVARALVAHPDIDGILFTGSWPVGRAILEANLDRPGRIVALELGGSNPALVLPDVASAGDGFGAGGGSLFDHAVLECMRAAFITTGQRCTCTRRIIVHRSVAPRFIEALVRAAARCTAGPGDASPAPFMGPLVSRAARDAVFAFVAEHERRGSRVHLRPEALDAPGWFVTPGVIEVERFDRATDCECFGPVVQVAAVDSLEAMIAQANATDFGLAASVFTADERAWNECRESIRSGLVNWNCGTAGASGKLPFGGLGRSGNLRPAGAFSVDYCAFPKASMIEAPPRR, encoded by the coding sequence GTGGATCCTGCGCTCGGGAGGCCCGCTGTGCACGAAGTGATCGAGTCGCGCAATCCGGCCCGCCCCGACGAGATCGTCTGGCGCGGGGAGGCGACGATCGAAGTGCTCGATGCTGCCGTCCGGCGGGCTCGCAAGGCGGCTCCCGCATGGGCGCGACGACCCGAATCGGAGCGCGTGGCGCTTCTCGAATGCTGGCGCGAGGTGACTGCGTCGCGCGCCGAGGAGCTCGCGCAGTTGATCACGCGCGAGATGGGTAAGACGCTGGACGAGAGTCGCGCCGAGGCGAAGCTTCTTGGCGAGAAGGTGGTTGTCACGCTGGCGGAAGGCTCTCGCTCGCGGGTGCGCGACTTCACGGTCGAGGTTCCGGCTGGCCGTCGCGGTGAGTGTCGCTTCCGACCCTATGGCGTCATGGCGGTCGTGGGGCCATTCAACTTCCCGGCGCATCTGCCCAATGGGCACTGGGTGCCGGCGCTGCTCTTGGGCAACTGCGTCATCTTCAAGCCAAGCGATCGCACGCCCGGAGTCGGTGCCATGCTCGGTGAGATGGCGCGGCAGGCGGGCTTCCCCGAAGGCGTGTTCGAAGTCGTGCAGGGGGCCTCGGCAGTTGCGCGAGCCCTTGTCGCCCATCCCGACATCGACGGGATCCTCTTCACCGGAAGCTGGCCCGTGGGGCGCGCCATTCTCGAAGCGAATCTCGATCGACCGGGCCGCATCGTGGCACTCGAACTCGGGGGGAGCAACCCCGCGCTCGTCCTTCCCGATGTCGCGTCAGCGGGCGATGGATTCGGCGCAGGCGGAGGCTCGCTCTTCGATCACGCCGTGCTGGAGTGCATGCGCGCGGCGTTCATCACCACTGGGCAACGCTGCACCTGCACCAGGCGGATCATCGTGCATCGATCAGTGGCGCCACGATTCATCGAGGCGCTGGTGCGCGCCGCAGCGCGGTGCACTGCGGGGCCCGGAGATGCCTCGCCTGCGCCCTTCATGGGCCCGCTGGTCAGCCGTGCGGCGCGCGATGCGGTGTTCGCATTCGTTGCCGAGCATGAGCGGCGCGGGAGTCGTGTGCACTTGCGTCCTGAGGCGCTCGACGCTCCGGGGTGGTTTGTGACGCCGGGTGTGATCGAGGTCGAACGCTTCGACCGTGCGACCGATTGCGAGTGCTTCGGTCCCGTGGTTCAGGTGGCTGCGGTCGACTCACTCGAGGCGATGATCGCTCAGGCCAATGCAACGGACTTTGGCCTGGCGGCGTCGGTGTTCACCGCCGATGAGCGCGCCTGGAACGAGTGCCGTGAGTCCATTCGCAGCGGCCTCGTGAACTGGAACTGCGGGACGGCCGGTGCGAGCGGCAAGCTTCCCTTTGGGGGCCTGGGTCGGAGTGGGAACCTCCGACCCGCCGGTGCATTCAGCGTGGACTACTGCGCGTTTCCCAAGGCGTCCATGATCGAAGCTCCGCCAAGGCGCTGA